The following proteins come from a genomic window of Synechococcus sp. BIOS-E4-1:
- the purT gene encoding formate-dependent phosphoribosylglycinamide formyltransferase, translating into MTTFPATVMLLGSGELGKEVAIAAQRLGCRVIACDRYAGAPAMQVADLAEVLPMNEPEALLEVVRRHRPSVVIPEIEALAVNALAELEAEGITVIPTARATAVTMNRDRIRDLAAEELKLRTARFAYAASAEDLHQAAAPLGWPVVVKPVMSSSGKGQSVVRSAEDLDQAWEVAIANARGTSNQVIVEEFLRFDQEITLLTIRQNDGSTLFCPPIGHEQANGDYQCSWQPAQLSEEQLQRAQTMARTVTDNLGGTGLFGVEFFLCGDEVIFSELSPRPHDTGLVTLISQNLSEFELHLRAVLGLPIPTIRCAAAAASRVILADRHGSQVSYSGLESALSEPDTRVLLFGKEEARPGRRMGVALACGDQRADAQAKADRSAGAVTLQIKD; encoded by the coding sequence ATGACGACGTTTCCCGCCACCGTGATGCTGTTAGGCAGTGGTGAACTGGGCAAAGAGGTGGCCATTGCCGCCCAGCGCCTGGGCTGCAGGGTGATCGCCTGCGATCGCTATGCCGGGGCACCGGCCATGCAGGTGGCAGATCTGGCGGAGGTGCTGCCGATGAACGAACCTGAGGCACTGCTGGAGGTGGTGCGGCGCCACAGACCCAGCGTGGTGATTCCAGAGATTGAGGCTCTGGCCGTGAATGCCCTGGCCGAACTGGAGGCGGAAGGCATCACCGTGATTCCCACGGCCCGCGCCACTGCCGTGACCATGAACCGTGATCGCATCCGCGACCTGGCAGCAGAAGAGCTCAAGCTGCGCACCGCTCGCTTCGCCTATGCGGCTAGTGCCGAAGACCTGCATCAAGCTGCAGCACCATTGGGCTGGCCGGTGGTTGTCAAACCGGTGATGAGTTCCTCCGGGAAGGGGCAGAGCGTGGTGAGAAGCGCCGAGGATCTTGATCAAGCCTGGGAGGTGGCAATCGCCAACGCACGTGGCACCTCCAACCAGGTGATTGTGGAAGAGTTTCTGCGCTTTGATCAGGAGATCACACTGCTCACCATCCGCCAAAACGACGGTTCAACACTGTTCTGTCCACCGATCGGACATGAACAGGCCAACGGTGACTATCAATGCAGCTGGCAGCCTGCCCAACTGAGCGAAGAGCAGTTGCAGCGTGCCCAGACCATGGCGCGCACGGTGACAGACAACCTGGGAGGAACAGGTTTGTTCGGGGTGGAGTTCTTTCTCTGCGGCGACGAGGTGATTTTTTCAGAGCTGTCTCCTCGTCCCCATGACACGGGTCTGGTCACTCTGATCAGCCAGAACCTCAGTGAGTTCGAACTGCATCTGAGAGCTGTACTTGGTTTGCCCATCCCAACGATCCGCTGTGCCGCGGCCGCAGCCAGCAGAGTGATCCTCGCGGACCGCCATGGCAGCCAGGTGAGCTACAGCGGCCTGGAGTCAGCCCTGAGCGAACCCGACACCAGAGTGTTGTTGTTCGGAAAAGAGGAGGCCCGACCGGGTCGGCGCATGGGTGTGGCCCTGGCTTGCGGCGACCAAAGGGCTGATGCTCAGGCTAAAGCCGATCGCAGCGCTGGTGCTGTGACGCTTCAGATCAAGGACTAA
- a CDS encoding HAD family hydrolase, which produces MGLKLLHLHLHGLFRSQDLELGRDADTGGQTLYVLELARSLANRAEVDHVEVVTRLIQDRRVSLDYSRSQEPIAPGASIRRFSFGPRRYLRKEQLWPYLDELADQLVRHLRESDNRPDWIHAHYADAGYVGALVSRRLGIPLAYTGHSLGREKLRRLLAAGGEHEQIEQNYSISRRIDAEELALAHADLVITSTRQERDEQYARYGCFKPEHAEVVPPGVDSRRFHPHGNPDEFSEVSELLSSFLREPERPPLLAICRADRRKNIPALVEAFGRSAVLRQRHNLVLVLGNRDDSRQMDRQQREVFQQIFDLVDRYDLYGFVAYPKHHRRDQVPAIYRWAAAQRGLFVNPALTEPFGLTLLEAAASGLPMVATDDGGPREILSRCDNGLVVDVTDRESLQDGLERAGADRDRWRRWSDNGVEAVSRHYSWDVHVCSYLALMQERLKRSNTVTVSSQLLATPAGLSPFGSRLLLLDLDSSLEQPDLNDLQNLRQQLVAPSAQAAQTGFGIVTGRPLAAARQRFAELHLPDPQVWITQAGTQIHYGQEEQADRFWQAQIGVDWQRESVERTLSDLGDHIKLQKREHQGQFKVSYLLQQPGPSVLPLIRQRLRQSGLPARPQLLCHWFLDVLPMRASRSEAIRFLSLRWGLPLEHILVVASQQGDVELLRGLPAAVVTADHDPCLDGCRHQQRVYFANRSRLMGVLEGLQHYRFLSARSRLD; this is translated from the coding sequence CCCTCTATGTGTTGGAACTGGCCCGCAGCCTGGCCAACAGAGCCGAGGTGGATCATGTCGAGGTCGTCACACGTCTGATCCAGGATCGGCGCGTGTCTCTCGACTATTCCAGATCTCAAGAGCCGATTGCACCTGGTGCATCGATCCGTCGGTTCAGTTTTGGACCTCGGCGTTACTTGCGTAAGGAACAGCTTTGGCCGTATCTGGATGAGCTGGCCGATCAGCTGGTTCGTCATCTTCGGGAAAGTGACAATCGCCCCGACTGGATTCATGCCCATTACGCCGATGCCGGCTATGTGGGGGCCCTGGTCAGTCGTCGTCTGGGAATTCCTCTTGCCTACACGGGCCATTCCCTGGGACGTGAGAAATTGCGTCGTCTGCTTGCGGCGGGTGGAGAGCATGAACAGATCGAGCAGAATTATTCGATCAGTCGGCGCATCGATGCCGAAGAGCTGGCTCTCGCCCATGCCGATCTGGTGATCACCAGCACGCGACAGGAGCGTGATGAGCAATACGCCCGTTATGGATGCTTCAAGCCTGAGCATGCTGAGGTTGTGCCACCGGGTGTCGACAGCAGACGTTTTCACCCTCACGGCAACCCGGATGAATTCTCCGAGGTCTCAGAGCTGCTGAGTTCGTTTTTAAGAGAGCCTGAGCGTCCACCTCTGCTGGCCATCTGCCGTGCGGACCGGCGCAAAAACATTCCTGCGCTGGTTGAAGCCTTTGGTCGATCTGCGGTCCTTCGGCAGCGCCACAACCTGGTGCTCGTGCTGGGCAATCGTGATGATTCCCGCCAGATGGACCGTCAGCAGCGGGAGGTGTTTCAACAGATCTTTGATCTGGTCGACCGTTATGACCTCTACGGCTTCGTTGCCTACCCCAAGCACCATCGCCGTGATCAGGTTCCGGCCATTTATCGCTGGGCAGCGGCCCAACGCGGCTTGTTCGTTAATCCAGCACTGACGGAGCCTTTCGGTCTCACGCTGCTGGAGGCTGCGGCATCAGGTCTGCCGATGGTGGCCACCGATGACGGTGGTCCTCGAGAGATTCTCAGCCGTTGCGATAACGGGCTTGTGGTTGACGTGACCGACAGGGAATCACTCCAGGATGGTTTGGAGCGCGCCGGTGCTGATCGCGATCGTTGGCGGAGGTGGAGTGACAACGGCGTGGAGGCTGTCAGTCGTCACTACAGCTGGGATGTACATGTCTGTAGTTACCTGGCGCTGATGCAAGAGCGTCTGAAGCGCTCGAACACGGTGACTGTTTCCTCGCAGCTGCTGGCGACACCAGCGGGTCTGAGTCCTTTCGGTTCCCGTCTGCTGCTTCTGGATCTCGACAGCAGTCTTGAACAGCCGGATCTCAATGATCTGCAGAATCTGCGTCAACAGCTGGTGGCACCCTCTGCCCAGGCTGCCCAGACAGGTTTCGGCATCGTGACCGGACGGCCTCTCGCTGCGGCCCGGCAGCGTTTTGCGGAGCTTCATCTGCCTGACCCGCAGGTCTGGATCACCCAGGCGGGCACTCAGATTCACTACGGCCAGGAGGAGCAGGCGGATCGCTTCTGGCAGGCTCAGATCGGTGTTGACTGGCAACGCGAGTCTGTGGAGCGGACCCTCTCCGATCTTGGGGATCACATCAAACTGCAGAAACGAGAGCATCAGGGTCAGTTCAAGGTCAGCTATCTGCTGCAGCAACCGGGCCCTTCCGTGTTGCCATTGATCCGCCAGCGTTTGCGTCAGAGCGGTCTGCCTGCAAGGCCTCAACTGCTCTGCCACTGGTTCCTGGATGTGCTGCCCATGCGGGCATCACGCAGTGAGGCGATTCGCTTTCTCTCGCTGCGTTGGGGTTTGCCTCTGGAACACATTCTGGTGGTGGCCAGTCAGCAGGGCGATGTGGAGCTGCTCCGAGGACTGCCGGCGGCGGTGGTCACCGCTGACCATGACCCCTGCCTGGATGGTTGTCGCCATCAGCAGCGTGTTTATTTCGCCAATCGCTCCCGCCTGATGGGCGTACTGGAGGGTCTCCAGCACTACCGCTTCCTCAGCGCACGGTCCCGGCTGGATTAG
- a CDS encoding cytochrome B6, giving the protein MLPSLSFTPVAFTTAGDAADGLIFGWEIATVQKWALIYLGASLLAFVIVWLVGALRTRV; this is encoded by the coding sequence ATGCTCCCATCACTGAGCTTCACTCCCGTCGCCTTCACGACGGCTGGAGATGCCGCTGATGGGCTGATCTTTGGCTGGGAGATCGCCACAGTCCAGAAATGGGCTTTGATTTATCTGGGTGCGTCGCTTTTGGCCTTTGTCATCGTCTGGTTGGTTGGAGCCTTGCGCACGAGGGTCTGA